The Apium graveolens cultivar Ventura chromosome 11, ASM990537v1, whole genome shotgun sequence genome has a window encoding:
- the LOC141695116 gene encoding serine/threonine-protein phosphatase 7 long form homolog codes for MVPLLQSTGFYGVARVASLQLDWSLISALVERWRPETHTFHLPMGEVTITLQDIGVLLGLPVDGDAVIFDVTPDPDMSWRSYVVKLFGRDLDPKREINGSRVRLSFIASCAPARLPQDASVDDIHFQVLCYLVHLFGGVLFTDHLGGLFHPIFLHFIRDLDRCGDYAWGAAVLAYRKLCKTSKQDVAEVAGCLLLLQLWAWKRLPTLAPIRTCSTLFDAHFWEGQVATPRGIRWLHGHSYTSTGGRTLLAIRALLDGLGPSQFMWQPYSPDVISELPAYYFTVSVFGATAGL; via the exons ATGGTCCCTTTACTTCAGTCTACTGGTTTCTATGGCGTTGCTCGAGTTGCATCTTTACAGCTGGATTGGAGTCTCATATCAGCTCTTGTTGAGAGATGGAGGCCAGAGACTCATACCTTTCACTTGCCTATGGGAGAGGTCACTATTACTCTACAAGATATAGGTGTTCTTTTAGGGCTTCCTGTTGATGGTGATGCTGTTATTTTTGATGTCACCCCTGACCCTGATATGAGTTGGCGTTCTTATGTTGTTAAGCTTTTTGGTAGAGATCTTGATCCGAAGAGAGAAATCAATGGATCCAGAGTTCGGTTGTCCTTTATTGCTTCATGTGCTCCAGCACGTTTACCGCAAGATGCATCAGTAGATGATATTCACTTTCAGGTCTTGTGTTATCTTGTTCATCTGTTTGGTGGTGTACTCTTCACTGATCATTTGGGAGGTCTCTTTCATCCCATATTTCTACATTTTATTCGTGATCTAGACAGATGCGGAGATTATGCTTGGGGTGCTGCAGTTCTTGCATATAGGAAGTTATGCAAGACAAGCAAACAGGATGTTGCTGAGGTAGCTGGTTGTCTGCTATTATTACAGTTATGGGCGTGGAAGAGATTGCCCACTCTTGCTCCCATTCGCACCTGTTCTACCTTATTTGATGCTCATTTTTGGGAGGGTCAGGTTGCAACTCCACGTGGAATTAG GTGGCTTCATGGTCATTCCTACACTAGTACGGGTGGTCGTACCCTTTTAGCTATTCGGGCGCTATTGGATGGGCTTGGACCATCTCAGTTTATGTGGCAGCCTTACTCTCCTGATGTCATTTCTGAGCTTCCTGCGTATTATTTCACTGTGAGCGTATTTGGCGCTACTGCGGGTCTTTAA